From Pempheris klunzingeri isolate RE-2024b chromosome 16, fPemKlu1.hap1, whole genome shotgun sequence, a single genomic window includes:
- the pkib gene encoding cAMP-dependent protein kinase inhibitor beta isoform X2, translating to MTEVEPVLDFASSGRSGRRNALPDILGSPAGVNPDDLPLKLAELNLKDGPGGAQSPTAEEPPAPPESSEGKEGS from the exons ATGACGGAAGTGGAGCCAGTGTTGGACTTTGCCTCCTCGGGGCGCTCGGGGAGGAGAAATGCCCTGCCTGACATCCTGGGCTCTCCGGCGGGCGTAAACCCTGATGACCTGCCTCTTAAACTGGCCGAGCTGAACCTCAAAG ATGGTCCGGGAGGGGCCCAGTCGCCCACGGCGGAGGAGCCTCCAGCGCCGCCGGAGAGCTCAGAGGGGAAAGAGGGATCGTAG